A genomic stretch from Candidatus Zixiibacteriota bacterium includes:
- a CDS encoding IS1595 family transposase — MKKQNILAQMVVGCLSYECIEKGSSSHQLHRSQSFTHKTAWFMTHRIKEAMKDPVFTRQLGGAGKTVEADETFWGNQKRRKGTPGRGYAYKEKIFSLIERVGDECSFHVPAVTAATRGPIMQEQIRQDTQVFTDDFGSFSGVDDEFLNHQVVNHRQKEYTRGPIHATTVKNYVSILKSGLVGVYQHVGAHHLKRCIGEFDFGFNSRNGSDGERAQLALKGIDGRRLLYRDS, encoded by the coding sequence TTGAAGAAGCAAAATATCCTTGCGCAAATGGTTGTTGGCTGTTTATCTTATGAGTGTATTGAAAAAGGCAGTAGCAGCCATCAGTTGCATCGTAGTCAAAGTTTTACGCACAAGACTGCGTGGTTTATGACTCACAGGATCAAGGAAGCCATGAAAGACCCTGTGTTCACTCGACAGCTTGGCGGGGCTGGCAAGACGGTTGAGGCTGACGAAACCTTCTGGGGAAACCAGAAGCGAAGAAAAGGGACTCCCGGTCGCGGGTACGCGTACAAGGAGAAGATATTCTCCTTGATCGAGCGTGTCGGCGATGAATGTTCTTTTCATGTACCTGCGGTAACTGCCGCGACTCGTGGACCGATTATGCAAGAGCAGATACGTCAAGATACCCAAGTCTTTACCGATGATTTTGGTAGTTTTAGTGGTGTTGATGATGAATTCTTGAACCATCAAGTTGTCAACCATAGACAGAAGGAATATACTCGCGGACCGATACATGCTACTACAGTGAAAAACTACGTCAGCATTCTGAAGAGTGGATTAGTTGGTGTTTATCAACATGTCGGTGCGCATCATTTGAAACGCTGTATTGGCGAATTTGATTTCGGCTTCAATAGCCGCAACGGGAGTGATGGGGAACGCGCTCAGTTGGCTTTGAAGGGGATTGATGGAAGAAGATTATTGTACAGGGACTCATAA
- a CDS encoding PIN domain-containing protein, translated as MIKRRYWDACTFLGWFNNESEKIGKCLGVKKLAEDGELIIITSAITLTEVVWLKGHPRLSKESENTISEFFEQPFIAVRSVDRTIAEEARKLIWKHNVQPKDAIHVATALQLKVPDFDTFDDGLTKLDGKLGNPKLRIGHPNISYQELIDFPDEAEDV; from the coding sequence ATGATTAAACGCAGATACTGGGACGCTTGCACGTTCCTAGGATGGTTCAACAACGAGAGCGAAAAGATTGGGAAATGTTTAGGTGTGAAGAAACTCGCCGAAGATGGCGAACTGATCATCATTACATCTGCGATAACACTAACTGAAGTGGTCTGGCTAAAAGGCCATCCCAGACTCTCGAAAGAATCAGAAAACACTATCAGCGAATTTTTCGAGCAGCCATTCATTGCCGTTCGATCCGTTGATAGAACTATTGCTGAAGAAGCAAGAAAACTGATATGGAAACACAATGTGCAACCGAAAGATGCAATTCACGTTGCTACCGCCCTTCAATTGAAAGTGCCCGACTTCGATACGTTTGATGATGGATTGACAAAGCTTGATGGTAAGCTGGGGAATCCGAAACTTAGGATTGGACACCCCAATATCTCATACCAAGAATTGATTGATTTTCCAGATGAGGCGGAAGATGTCTAA
- a CDS encoding M28 family peptidase: MFWKKALMGLILLMGIASTAVADDLYKVSINSAQDAQILTSTGVDGVLLLSDGCLVLADASSSARLLQSGLTISLVASDVDKSNLAIDKRMDRQNVDKYELLFDESGYRLFRVDILQLGQTREPLDLVPIHMESMRFSYRKPFALSDLKFSAEIDYDSIISLVRQDSITSYMNVLQDFGGRVAGTSSNYEASAWIKQKLESYGCDEVIFDEFTIQIDGIPTGCRNVIARKIGSLYPDKHVVIGAHHDAVPGSPGADDNGSGTSAVIEIARVMRNIETPVTLIYATFDAEELGLHGSWHYADNAAIRGDDIIVMLNMDMIGDEYNYDYAWLNHASNSMYAQVWADLANQYVGIYGILDGWAGGGSDHHPFQQNGFEVAYLHEYYFSSVYHSPYDNTSHVNFDYLTRMIKGMTALVAFLNSDDRDLDNILNDADNCPDANNPLQEDDDGDLVGNACDNCQDVYNPEQYDEDHDGVGDHCDGRIHAMAYDVPYGIIGEPYFYQFSAIGGIEPYYWTRILGQPPYGCIFTGGAVGTISGTPSWPGLYFIMIELADSDTLPKYDTIGVFIDIYEEEPPPDFICGDANNSEEVDIDDVVYLVAYIFTGGPAPIPFDAGEVDCSGDIDIDDIVYLVMYIFSGGPAPCDC, from the coding sequence TTGTTTTGGAAGAAAGCTTTAATGGGACTAATCCTGTTGATGGGCATAGCATCAACAGCAGTTGCCGATGACCTCTACAAAGTCAGCATCAACAGCGCGCAGGATGCGCAGATTCTAACTTCGACAGGCGTCGATGGAGTGCTGCTGCTTTCCGACGGTTGCCTCGTATTGGCAGATGCATCATCCAGCGCAAGGCTTCTTCAATCCGGGCTGACCATATCACTGGTCGCGAGCGATGTTGACAAATCGAACCTCGCCATTGACAAGCGAATGGATCGCCAAAATGTTGACAAGTACGAGTTGCTTTTTGATGAGAGTGGTTATCGACTCTTCAGAGTCGACATCCTTCAACTCGGCCAGACTCGTGAACCACTCGATCTTGTCCCGATACATATGGAGAGTATGCGGTTTTCATACAGGAAGCCGTTCGCGCTCTCCGATCTAAAATTCAGTGCTGAGATCGATTATGATTCGATAATATCGCTGGTACGGCAGGATTCGATCACATCATATATGAACGTGCTGCAAGATTTTGGCGGTAGAGTTGCCGGCACTTCCTCCAATTACGAAGCTTCGGCATGGATCAAGCAGAAACTCGAATCTTACGGCTGCGATGAGGTCATATTTGATGAGTTCACTATTCAAATCGACGGCATTCCTACGGGCTGCCGCAATGTCATAGCTCGTAAAATCGGATCACTCTATCCCGACAAGCATGTTGTAATCGGAGCGCATCATGATGCAGTTCCCGGCTCTCCCGGTGCTGATGACAACGGAAGCGGCACTTCTGCTGTCATCGAAATAGCTCGCGTTATGCGGAACATCGAGACACCCGTAACTCTCATATATGCCACGTTTGATGCTGAAGAGTTAGGCTTGCATGGCTCGTGGCATTATGCGGACAACGCTGCTATTCGCGGAGATGACATAATTGTGATGCTGAATATGGATATGATCGGTGACGAGTATAACTATGATTACGCATGGCTGAATCATGCATCCAATTCAATGTATGCTCAGGTATGGGCGGATCTTGCAAACCAGTATGTTGGAATATACGGAATCCTTGACGGTTGGGCCGGGGGAGGGTCGGATCACCATCCGTTTCAACAGAATGGTTTTGAGGTAGCGTACTTGCACGAGTACTATTTCTCGAGCGTCTATCATTCGCCTTACGACAACACATCACACGTCAACTTCGATTATCTCACTCGTATGATAAAGGGAATGACTGCTCTGGTGGCATTTCTGAATTCTGACGATAGAGATCTTGACAACATCCTCAACGATGCAGACAACTGCCCGGATGCCAACAATCCTCTTCAGGAAGATGACGACGGCGACTTAGTTGGTAACGCATGCGATAATTGTCAAGATGTATATAACCCGGAGCAGTACGACGAGGATCATGATGGTGTAGGTGATCACTGCGATGGCAGGATACACGCTATGGCTTACGATGTCCCCTACGGGATCATCGGTGAGCCATATTTCTACCAGTTCTCAGCGATCGGCGGCATCGAGCCTTACTACTGGACGCGCATTCTTGGGCAGCCCCCCTACGGTTGCATATTCACCGGTGGTGCGGTCGGCACAATATCGGGCACTCCATCGTGGCCCGGTCTTTACTTCATAATGATAGAGCTGGCTGACTCAGACACATTGCCGAAATATGATACGATTGGCGTATTCATCGACATATATGAAGAGGAGCCACCGCCTGATTTCATTTGCGGGGATGCCAACAACAGCGAAGAAGTCGACATTGATGATGTTGTCTATCTGGTCGCGTATATTTTTACCGGAGGGCCCGCACCCATTCCATTTGATGCAGGCGAAGTAGATTGTTCAGGCGACATCGATATTGATGACATCGTCTATCTGGTGATGTACATATTCTCCGGCGGCCCGGCGCCATGCGATTGCTGA
- the nrfD gene encoding polysulfide reductase NrfD: protein MIHILADLQGTVGYVYPNEFELHWELLIVVYPYLTGLVAGAFILASLKAVFNVNALQPVYRLSLLSALSFMIIAPLPLLAHLGHPERSYEMFLTPHTQSAMAMFGFVYAWYLMVVLLLEIWFDYREDIVGWSKKKTGLMKYVYLLLSLGSRDVSEKSVRFDHKAGKFITIIGIPSAFLLHGYVGFIFGSVKANPWWSSVLMPIVFLFSAIVSGIALMLLIYMITTMFRWKPLNMACLNKLAEFLILAMIVDFSLELLDFIHRLYESEESIDILSQMISSRLFISLIITQIVLGTLFPLIAIIVARFGRVPNELKRILYFLGGILVQVGIFSTRWNVVIGGQLFSKSLRGLTVYKLELFGLEGILMTGLLLILPFIILFALIKVLPPWSQTQSPPAADGGPISAEG from the coding sequence TTGATTCATATTCTGGCCGATCTTCAGGGTACAGTGGGATATGTCTATCCAAACGAATTCGAGTTGCACTGGGAACTGTTGATCGTAGTTTATCCGTATCTTACGGGACTTGTGGCCGGTGCGTTCATCCTTGCATCGCTCAAAGCCGTGTTCAACGTGAATGCTCTGCAGCCGGTTTACAGACTCTCTCTGTTGTCGGCCCTCTCTTTCATGATAATCGCACCGCTTCCGCTCCTGGCACACCTCGGGCATCCGGAAAGATCTTATGAGATGTTTCTGACCCCGCACACGCAATCGGCGATGGCAATGTTTGGGTTTGTGTATGCCTGGTATCTGATGGTGGTACTGCTGCTGGAAATCTGGTTCGATTATCGTGAAGACATTGTAGGATGGTCGAAGAAGAAGACTGGCCTGATGAAATACGTTTACCTTCTCTTAAGCCTCGGATCGAGGGATGTTTCGGAAAAGTCAGTCAGATTCGACCACAAAGCTGGCAAGTTCATTACTATCATCGGGATTCCATCCGCGTTTCTGTTGCACGGGTATGTAGGCTTCATTTTCGGGTCAGTCAAGGCAAACCCATGGTGGAGCAGCGTTCTGATGCCGATAGTGTTTCTTTTCTCTGCAATAGTGTCAGGAATCGCTCTGATGCTTCTTATCTACATGATCACCACCATGTTCAGATGGAAGCCGCTGAACATGGCCTGCCTGAACAAGCTTGCTGAATTTCTGATTCTGGCGATGATCGTCGACTTCTCGCTGGAATTACTCGATTTCATTCACCGCCTCTATGAATCGGAAGAATCAATCGATATTTTGTCGCAGATGATCTCCAGCAGACTGTTTATAAGTCTTATCATTACTCAGATCGTGCTCGGCACTCTCTTCCCGCTGATCGCAATAATAGTGGCGAGATTCGGGAGAGTCCCCAACGAGCTAAAACGCATTCTATATTTCCTTGGAGGCATACTCGTCCAGGTCGGCATCTTCAGCACAAGATGGAATGTCGTTATCGGCGGACAGCTCTTCTCGAAAAGCCTTCGCGGCCTCACAGTTTACAAACTCGAATTGTTCGGACTGGAAGGTATCCTGATGACAGGGTTACTTCTAATCTTACCATTCATCATACTATTTGCGCTGATCAAAGTCCTTCCACCGTGGTCACAGACACAGTCGCCCCCGGCAGCAGACGGCGGTCCGATTTCAGCGGAAGGATAG
- a CDS encoding 4Fe-4S dicluster domain-containing protein, whose protein sequence is MKDDKPGISRREFIANTTRKLPGLLLICSTIGAKQLLSDTDDTHYDPTQHNYAMGIDIHKCIGCGRCSDACKKENKVPTEPFFFRTWVERYIIAADGEAIVDSPNGGIDGFPEAKHGADVLRSFFVPKLCNHCANPPCVQVCPVGATFSSRDGVVLVDDNYCVGCRYCIQACPYGARYLHPTKMVADKCTFCYHRIVRGLLPACVEVCPTQARVFGEIGKQSSPLRRFLRFNDVSVLKPGLNTKPKVYYAGADGEVR, encoded by the coding sequence ATGAAAGACGACAAGCCGGGTATCTCTCGCAGAGAGTTTATTGCGAACACAACACGCAAGCTGCCAGGACTCCTGCTGATTTGCTCGACGATTGGAGCAAAGCAGCTTCTGTCAGATACTGATGACACTCACTATGATCCCACCCAGCACAATTATGCGATGGGAATTGATATTCACAAGTGTATAGGCTGTGGCCGCTGCTCTGACGCGTGCAAGAAAGAGAACAAGGTCCCGACCGAGCCGTTCTTTTTCCGCACGTGGGTAGAAAGATATATTATAGCTGCCGATGGAGAGGCAATCGTGGACAGCCCGAATGGTGGAATCGACGGATTCCCTGAGGCGAAGCATGGCGCGGATGTATTGCGGTCGTTCTTTGTTCCAAAACTCTGTAACCACTGTGCCAACCCGCCCTGCGTACAGGTCTGTCCGGTCGGTGCGACTTTTTCGAGCCGCGATGGTGTAGTGCTGGTCGACGACAACTACTGTGTCGGCTGCCGATACTGTATTCAAGCCTGCCCTTATGGAGCAAGATATTTGCACCCGACCAAGATGGTGGCCGACAAATGCACTTTCTGCTATCATCGCATTGTAAGGGGCCTTCTGCCTGCCTGTGTTGAGGTCTGTCCGACTCAGGCGCGGGTGTTCGGTGAGATCGGCAAGCAGAGCAGTCCGTTACGACGGTTCCTGAGGTTTAACGATGTTTCCGTTCTCAAGCCGGGGCTCAACACCAAGCCAAAGGTTTATTATGCAGGGGCAGACGGGGAGGTCAGATAG